A window of Marinobacter sp. es.042 genomic DNA:
TACAAGGCGCGAGTGGCCGGCCTTTTGAACGCTCGGGAGCAGCTCGTTGATGCGCCCGTCGAGGGCAAGGCGGCCATCAGTCGTGTATCAACGCTCGAGCTGGACGAAACCGGGGAAACTTCGCTGGTGGAAGTCAGTATCGAAACCGGACGGAAACACCAGATTCGCCGGCATCTGGCGGGCCTCGGCCATCCGATCATCGGTGATCGCCTTTACGGGCGACCGGCCGGCGCACCCCTGCAGCTCCTTGCCTTTTACCTGGAATTCGACTGCCCTTTGAACAAGCGCAAGATGATGTTCGAACTGCCGGCGGAACTGAGCGACCTCACACTGAATTGACCACCGGCGTAGAGATCCGACTTATTCCAGATTCTGAACCTGCTCTCGCATCTGCTCGATCAGAACCTTGAGATCCACTGCAGTACGGGTAACGCCGGCATCAATGCTCTTGCTGCTCAGGGTGTTGGCCTCTCGATTCAGCTCCTGCATGAGAAAATCCAGCCGCCGACCGATGGCATCTTCGCTTTTCAGAGTATCGGACACCTCATCGATATGGGCATCCAGCCGGTCCAGCTCCTCGGCCACATCGCTTTTCTGGGCCAGCATCACCATCTCCTGGGCAACCCGCTCGGCATCCAGTTCCACTTTGGCTTTTTCGAACCGCTCTCGCAGCGCTTTCTCCTGCGCCTCGAGCAATTCCGGCATACGCCTACGGACGTCGGCAACGAGGTCACCCATGGTTTTCAAGCGATCTTCGAACAGTGGCCGCAGGCGCTCCCCTTCCCGTTCGCGCACCAATGCAAGTTCGGCCACGGTTTGCTTGAACAGTCCGACGGCAGCCTCTTTTGCAGGGCTATAATCCTGTTCCGGCACTGACAGCACGCCCGGCCACCTGAGTATGTCCAGGGCATTGATGTGGGCCGGATTATCCAGAATCCGGTTGATATGGTTGGCCGCCTCATTCACCGCCTGGGCCATGTCTTCGCTGATCTCGAAACTTTGCGAGCCTTTCTCTGCCGACTGCAAGCGCATGGAGACATCCACCTTGCCCCGTTTCAGCTGCTTTCTCAGCTCCTCCCGGAACCTGTTCTCCAGCTCACGGAACGCTTCCGGCAGACGGAAGGAGGGTTCGAGATACCGGTGATTCACAGTCCGAATTTCACAGGTCAACGTTCCCCAGTCTCCCTGGACGTCCTTGCGGGTAAATGCAGTCATACTTCGAATCATGTCAGCTCCGCTTCCATAGAGGTGTATCGATGAAGTTTAACAGGCTCTTAACAGCAACGGCGAACCGGACAAAAGGCCAACCCCAACGTGATATACTGACCGCCCTTTTCGACAAACGTTCGCCCGGGGCTTGCTCCCGGACATTCAAAACTGACTTCAGGAAACACTATGCGTCCAAGCGGCAGAACGCCCGAGCAACCCAGAGATGTTCGAATCACCCGCAACTACACCCGTCACGCCGAAGGCTCCGTGCTGGTGGAATTCGGGGACACAAAAGTCATCTGCACTGCCTCCGTCGAAAACAAGGTCCCCCCGTTTCTGAGGGGTGAAGGCAAGGGCTGGATCACCGCCGAATACGGCATGCTGCCCCGCTCTACCGGCAGCCGAATGGGCCGTGAAGCCGCCCGCGGCAAACAGGGTGGCCGGACCGTCGAAATCCAGCGCCTGATTGGTCGCTCCCTGCGTGCAGCGGTAGATCTGACCGCCCTCGGCGAACACTCCATCACCATTGATTGCGACGTCATCCAGGCCGACGGCGGCACCCGCACCGCGGCCATCACCGGCGGCTGCGTAGCATTGGTTGATGCCCTGAACCACCTGGTCGCTGAAAAGCGCCTGAAGAAATCCCCCCTCAAGCAGATGGTCGCCGCGCTTTCAGTCGGTGTTTACAAAGGCACCCCGGTGGTGGATCTGGACTACCCGGAAGACTCCGAAGCCGAAACCGACATGAATGTGATCATGACGGACCAGGGCGGTTTCATTGAGATACAGGGAACGGCGGAAGGTGCGCCTTTTGTTCAGGAAGAACTGGACAGCATGCTGACTCTGGCCAAACAGGGTATCGAGCAGTTGTTCGAGATTCAGAAGGCAGCGCTGGCTGATTAAGTTTGTCGCCCGCGTGTCCGGAGGGGGAAACCTTTCCGGGACACGCTACTGTTCGAAAAACCTCACAAACCCGGGGCGCCTGCGCGGCAACGCTTTCCCAGACTGTTGAGGGCCAGGGATGGCCCGATTCAAGCGCACACGGATGTGCTTGTCGCGTGTCTGGGAAAGCGTTGCCACGAAGGCGCCTTCCTCAGGGCTTAGAAGCCGATTTCGATGTCGTAATCCATGATCACCGGGGCGTGATCAGAGAAGCGGGTTGAGTCGTCGATCCAGCCATCTTCGATGGTCTTGCGGATTCCCGGTGTCAGCAGCTGGTAATCCACCCGGATACCGGCGTTCTTGCGGGAGCCTTCGGCCTGCTCGGGCCACCAGGTGAACTGGTTGCTCTGCTTGTTAATTTCGCGGAAGCCGTCAACGCAGCCCATCTCATCGAACAGACGATCCAGCCAGGCACGCTCGTGGGGCAGGAAACCGGAGAAATCCAGCTTGTGGTACAGCGGGCTGGCGTCGGTTACGTGATGGGCAGTCTGCAAGTTCGCGCAGAAGATGAACTGAC
This region includes:
- a CDS encoding YicC/YloC family endoribonuclease translates to MIRSMTAFTRKDVQGDWGTLTCEIRTVNHRYLEPSFRLPEAFRELENRFREELRKQLKRGKVDVSMRLQSAEKGSQSFEISEDMAQAVNEAANHINRILDNPAHINALDILRWPGVLSVPEQDYSPAKEAAVGLFKQTVAELALVREREGERLRPLFEDRLKTMGDLVADVRRRMPELLEAQEKALRERFEKAKVELDAERVAQEMVMLAQKSDVAEELDRLDAHIDEVSDTLKSEDAIGRRLDFLMQELNREANTLSSKSIDAGVTRTAVDLKVLIEQMREQVQNLE
- the rph gene encoding ribonuclease PH codes for the protein MRPSGRTPEQPRDVRITRNYTRHAEGSVLVEFGDTKVICTASVENKVPPFLRGEGKGWITAEYGMLPRSTGSRMGREAARGKQGGRTVEIQRLIGRSLRAAVDLTALGEHSITIDCDVIQADGGTRTAAITGGCVALVDALNHLVAEKRLKKSPLKQMVAALSVGVYKGTPVVDLDYPEDSEAETDMNVIMTDQGGFIEIQGTAEGAPFVQEELDSMLTLAKQGIEQLFEIQKAALAD